The nucleotide window GTTTGCCCACCTAGCTGAACAATAACGCCGCGCAAATCACCATTTTCTGCTTCGCGTTTGATGATCGAAATGACATCTTCGTCGGTCAATGGTTCAAAATACAGCCGATCAGATGTGTCATAATCAGTCGAAACCGTTTCCGGGTTACAATTGATCATGATTGTTTCATAGCCTGCGTCCGACAGCGCATAGCAGGCGTGAACACAGCAATAGTCAAATTCAATACCCTGACCAATCCGGTTTGGGCCGCCGCCAAGAATAACGATTTTTTTTCGGTCACTGGGGTCGGCTTCGCATTCGGCATCCGCGGCGATTTCATAGGTCGAATACATATAGGCGGTTTCCGAACTAAACTCTGCCGCGCATGTGTCGATGCGTTTATAGACAGGCAGTACGCCAGCTTTGCTTCGGCGTGACTGCACCTCTGTGGTGTCAAGCTGGGCAAGTTCAGCCAGCCGCGCATCCGAAAACCCCATTGATTTTAAGAAACGTAAAACCGTTGCATCATCTGGCAGGCCATCGGCGGCCACTTTATTTTCGGCATCAATGATCGCCTGAATGCGTTCAAGAAACCAGCGGTCCCAGCCGGTAACCGCATGCACTTCATCGATTGAAATGCCGTGCCGGAGCGCGCTTGCAATACGCAAGACCCGGTTTGGCACCAATTCACCAAGCCAGCCCCGAAGCTGGTCTAGACCTGACGTGGCGTCAGCAACAGGCGGTGCCACCGGGTTCAGCCCGGTCAGCCCGATTTCCATAGACCGCAGGGCTTTTTGTAGGCTTTCTTCAAACGACCTGCCGACCGCCATGGCCTCGCCGACTGATTTCATTGAGGTCGATAATTTCGCCTCGGCACCAGAGAATTTTTCAAAGGTAAAACGTGGAACTTTGACAACTACATAATCAAGAGCCGGCTCAAAACAGGCAGGAGTCTCTCTCGTAATATCATTCTGAATCTCATCTAGAGTATATCCTACTGCTAATTTGGCTGAGAATTTAGCGATCGGAAATCCGGTTGCTTTTGATGCAAGCGCAGAAGACCTCGATACTCGTGGATTCATCTCAATAACTATAATTCTCCCATCGTCAGGGTTCAGGGCGAACTGTACATTTGAGCCTCCAGATTCAACCCCTATCTTGCGCATTACTTTAATGGCAGCATCTCGGAGCTCTTGATATTCTTTATCCGTTAGAGTTTGAATCGGAGCTACGGTTATTGAGTCCCCTGTGTGCACTCCCATAGGATCAAGGTTTTCAATTCCGCAGACAATAACAACATTGTCTTTGTGGTCACGCATGACCTCAAGTTCGATTTCTTTCCAACCTAAGAGAGATTCTTCAATAAGCACCTCCCCATTTGGGCTGGCATGTAGCGCTGATGTCGTGATCTGTCGAAGCTCTTTAAGGTTATTGGCGATTCCTCCCCCTGTGCCACCGAGCGTCCTAGAGGGACGTAGGATAAGAGGAAAGCCCAGCTCTTCTGCAATCTCAGTCGCATCTTTTAGAGAGTGTGCAATCCTACTTTTTGCCGATGACAGGCCAATCTCGTCCATCGCTTTTCGAAATAGCTCTCTATCCTCAGCCATTTCAATTGAGCTGACTCTCGCACCTATCAATTCACAACCAAACTCTTCAAAAACACCCATTTCATGTAACTCGAGAGCTACATTCAACCCAGTTTGACCACCCATGGTGGCGAGAACTGCGTCAGGTCGTTCCTTTGCGATTACAGATTTTACCGTTGGGGCATTAATAGGTTCTATATATGTTCGATCAGACAACTCTGGATCGGTCATGATAGTAGCTGGATTCGAGTTGACTAATACTACCTCATAGCCATCTTCTCTGAGTGCTTTTGCAGCTTGAGTGCCTGAGTAATCAAACTCGCACGCTTGACCAATTACTATTGGTCCAGAGCCTATTATGAGAATCTTTTTAATATCTTCTCTTCTTGGCATGTTCTTTCTCTCCCTTCAACTCTTTTGACTTCTGCTCACCTAACAATAGCTCTTCGTTACTTTATGACTTCGTTAAAAAACCTTGAGAATAAATACCGAGAATCATGTGGTCCCGGCGAGGCCTCTGGATGATATTGAACGGCAAAGGCTCGATAATCAGGAAGTTCAATACCAGAAATTGTTTGGTCATTCAGATTGAGATGACTGACCTTGATAGTTTCTGGGAGCTTTTCGGGACTTATAGCGAACCCGTGATTTTGTGCTGTAATTTCAATTTTTCCCGTTGAGTGTTCTAGGATTGGATGATTGGCACCACGATGTCCAAATTTCAGTTTGTATGTCTGTGCTCCAGCTGCATGACCGAGGAGTTGACACCCCAAGCAAATTCCGAAAATTGGAACCACGCCTAAGAGATCGCGAATCACCTCAATAATATCCGTCAATGCAGCAGGATCTCCAGGGCCATTGGACAGAAAAATGCCATCTGGATTTAGAGCTTTAATCTCAGCAGCTGTACTTCTTGCTGGAACCACGGTAAGTCGAAATCCCTCGGCTAGAAGCAGTCTTAAGATATTTTTTTTGACTCCACAATCAACCACTACGACATGAGGTCTTTGCCAAACTTCCTCCGGAGTAAGGATCGGATAGCTATTCGAAGAGTCGTCCCAAGGAAGTTGATGCCACTCATAGGGTTCAGTACAGCTGACATCTTGTACGTAATCTTTTCCTACCATCGAGCCTGATGAGTTTGCGATACTTTGAAGCTCATCATCTGTCATTCCGACTGGTCCAATGGCACCCATCTGAGCCCCTCCATTTCGAATGTGGAGGGTCAAGGCTCGGGTCTGAATGCCGGTTAGACCGGGAATTCTATGTGCCTTCAGGTACTCATCTAGTGAAACATCAGAGCGAAAATTTGAGACCAGAGGGGAGAGATCTCTTGTGAAAACTGCAGAGACGAACACCTCATCACTTTCAATATCAAGTGAGTTACACCCCACGTTTCCTATCTGCGGGGCAGTGAAGCACATTCCTTGACCCTTATAACTTGGATCCGTGAGTATCTCCTGATAGCCAGCCATACTCGTATTAAAAACTATCTCTGCCACCACAGGCTCTGATGATGATGAGAAATGGCCGAACCCTAGACCATGAAATACGGTTCCATCAGCCAGAACCAATTTGCCCGGAGGCAATAGACTTTTGGTAAGCGATGAATTTTCAGCTCTGCCAGAAAAAATTGATTCGGTGCTTGTCATATTTCTCTATTACTTTTTTTTACTCTTTTTCGCTAAAAATGGAGTGTTTTGACTTTTCGATAGGTTGAGCGAGTTCGAAAAAGTCCATTTTTGGTTCGGATCAATAATAGCAATGTCAGCAGGTCTCCCCGGTCTGAGCATTCCAGCCTCCAGAGAGACAATTTTCGCAGCAGAGAAAGATAGAGCCTGTATCGCCCGCTCTCTTGTAAGCACTGAATCATGAATCAACTTTAAGGCAATAGGGAGGTTTGTCTGGAGTCCTAGTATCCCCATGGCCGCCTCTTCAAATTCACAGTCCTTGGAGTCTGGTTCATGCGGAGCGTGATCACTGGCTATGCAGTCAATGACTCCGGAGGCCAAAGCTTCTCGAAGTGCAAGCACATCGGCTGGTGCACGTAATGGAGGACTCATTTTATAAGATGTATCAATTCCATCTACGTCTAGATGGCTCAGCATGAGATGGTGCGGTGTCACTTCAGCCGTCACATGAATTCCGTCCTCTTTGGCTCGTTGTATAAGTAAAGCCCCCCGAGCTGTTGAAACATGACAAATGTGAACATGACCACCCGTAACTCGTGCA belongs to bacterium and includes:
- a CDS encoding carbamoyl-phosphate synthase small subunit; protein product: MTSTESIFSGRAENSSLTKSLLPPGKLVLADGTVFHGLGFGHFSSSSEPVVAEIVFNTSMAGYQEILTDPSYKGQGMCFTAPQIGNVGCNSLDIESDEVFVSAVFTRDLSPLVSNFRSDVSLDEYLKAHRIPGLTGIQTRALTLHIRNGGAQMGAIGPVGMTDDELQSIANSSGSMVGKDYVQDVSCTEPYEWHQLPWDDSSNSYPILTPEEVWQRPHVVVVDCGVKKNILRLLLAEGFRLTVVPARSTAAEIKALNPDGIFLSNGPGDPAALTDIIEVIRDLLGVVPIFGICLGCQLLGHAAGAQTYKLKFGHRGANHPILEHSTGKIEITAQNHGFAISPEKLPETIKVSHLNLNDQTISGIELPDYRAFAVQYHPEASPGPHDSRYLFSRFFNEVIK
- a CDS encoding carbamoyl-phosphate synthase large subunit, which translates into the protein MPRREDIKKILIIGSGPIVIGQACEFDYSGTQAAKALREDGYEVVLVNSNPATIMTDPELSDRTYIEPINAPTVKSVIAKERPDAVLATMGGQTGLNVALELHEMGVFEEFGCELIGARVSSIEMAEDRELFRKAMDEIGLSSAKSRIAHSLKDATEIAEELGFPLILRPSRTLGGTGGGIANNLKELRQITTSALHASPNGEVLIEESLLGWKEIELEVMRDHKDNVVIVCGIENLDPMGVHTGDSITVAPIQTLTDKEYQELRDAAIKVMRKIGVESGGSNVQFALNPDDGRIIVIEMNPRVSRSSALASKATGFPIAKFSAKLAVGYTLDEIQNDITRETPACFEPALDYVVVKVPRFTFEKFSGAEAKLSTSMKSVGEAMAVGRSFEESLQKALRSMEIGLTGLNPVAPPVADATSGLDQLRGWLGELVPNRVLRIASALRHGISIDEVHAVTGWDRWFLERIQAIIDAENKVAADGLPDDATVLRFLKSMGFSDARLAELAQLDTTEVQSRRSKAGVLPVYKRIDTCAAEFSSETAYMYSTYEIAADAECEADPSDRKKIVILGGGPNRIGQGIEFDYCCVHACYALSDAGYETIMINCNPETVSTDYDTSDRLYFEPLTDEDVISIIKREAENGDLRGVIVQLGGQTPLKIAAALEAEGIPILGTSPDAIDLAEDRERFQLLLKKLDLLQPENGIAHSAEEAREIVQRIGLPVVIRPSYVLGGRAMEVVHQMDDLERYMRDAVVVSGKNPVLIDRFLNNAVEVDVDALCDGSDVYIGGIMEHIEEAGIHSGDSACSLPPQHLSDEI